CCGGATGGAGCAGATGATACTCTTTGCTACCCAGCAGGGCTTGGGCACCTGCTGGATTGGTGGCTTGTTCACCGAGGAGCGTATTGGTGGTTTCTTGGGGTTGGAGAGAGATGAGCGTGTCATCGCCTTGACGCCGCTCGGTCATCCAGATACCTCACTTTACGGTCGGCTTACGCATGACCTGTTCGAGCTGGGGGCGATGAATTTCGGGCGTAGGAAGCCGCTGGAGCAGATAGCTTTTAGCTCTGAATGGGGCGAGCCGCTTAGGACTGAAGATAAGGAACTTCTTGAAACTCTGGAATGTGCCCGTTTGGCTCCATCGTGGGCCAATACCCAACCGTGGCGCTTTTTGGTAACCGGAGAGAAAGTCATAGCTGTGGCAGATGCCAAAGGAAGATACAGTGCCGTTCGTGATGGCAAGCACTATTATCGCCTTGACGTGGGCATCGCTATGGCACATTTCTTTCTGGCGGCCAAAGAGATGGGCTGGGGTGGAAAATGGCAGGTTACAGGATTTGACCCGGCGCAGGTAGCGAAACAGCATTGCATTCCTGATGACTACGAAGTGCTCGGAATATACAGGAGGAAGCAAAATGCCAGAAAAGTTGATGATTGAAGGATTCGAACCGTACGTAGGAAAACATTGCGAGACGACTGCTTTGAAGCGGGTGCTGGACTATCATGGGCTTAATTTGTCCGAGGAGATGTTACTGGGGCTGGGTGGTGGCATCGGTTATATTTACTGGTACATGAAGATGATGCCATACCCTTTTATCGGTGGTCGTAACGGTAAGGTTGCCGAGTTTGCCGTAACCATCTGTAAGCGGCTCGGTGCCGAGGTAACCATGATGGAGACAGCCAGTGCCGGCAAGGGATACGAAGAGCTAAAGGCTTTGCTTCGTGGCGGCGAGCCAGCAGTCGTTTATCTGGACATGGCTTACCTGCCATATTTCGCCCTTCCAGAGGAAGCCCATTTCGGCGGACATGTTGTTGTTGTCTTTGGACTGGATGAGGATAAGGACATTGTGCATATCTACGACCGAGGCAAAAACCCGGTAACGGTAAGCATGGCTGACTTAGCCCGGGCGAGAAGTTCAAAATTTCCTCCTTTTGCCCCGAAACATCGGCTGTTGAAGATAAAGTATCCAGCGCAAATCGGC
This is a stretch of genomic DNA from Chloroflexota bacterium. It encodes these proteins:
- a CDS encoding DUF4872 domain-containing protein, with amino-acid sequence MTTKCSEYTGGSKMPEKLMIEGFEPYVGKHCETTALKRVLDYHGLNLSEEMLLGLGGGIGYIYWYMKMMPYPFIGGRNGKVAEFAVTICKRLGAEVTMMETASAGKGYEELKALLRGGEPAVVYLDMAYLPYFALPEEAHFGGHVVVVFGLDEDKDIVHIYDRGKNPVTVSMADLARARSSKFPPFAPKHRLLKIKYPAQIGDLSTGIKDGILDCCHNMLKPPIKNIGLAGMQKWAELVVKWPEQFKDLNLLGALMNGFMYIGIAGTGGSAFRSMYARFLEEASLIVGKPALKEVAEIVRQSAEIWGQIASGFMPDSWPNLKRMRQLIVEKNQLFEEQEPGVLDGMARINQELDGLMAKAVEDLEKPPTFLSDVQRSILRCHDVESQAFQKLSSVIAQ